A portion of the Gasterosteus aculeatus chromosome 12, fGasAcu3.hap1.1, whole genome shotgun sequence genome contains these proteins:
- the tmem9b gene encoding transmembrane protein 9B, with product MKSVFLLEAFSVACFVLLNQVTAKNSEDIRCKCICPPYRDIEGQIYKQNVSLKDCNCLHVVEPMPVDGKDVEAYCLRCECKFEERSSATIKVTIIMYLSILGLLLLYMVYLTLLEPMLKRRLFGHSQLIQSDDDVGDQQPFANAHNVLSHSHSRPNMLNKVEHAQQRWRRQVQEQRKSVFDRHVVLS from the exons atgaaGTCTGTGTTTCTCCTCGAGGCATTCTCTGTCgcttgttttgtgcttttaaacCAAGTGACAGCTAAG AATTCGGAAGACATCCGCTGTAAATGCATCTGTCCGCCATACAGAGACATCGAGGGTCAAATCTACAAACAAAATGTCTCTCTTAAAGACTG TAACTGTCTCCATGTGGTTGAACCGATGCCGGTCGATGGAAAAGATGTGGAGGCCTACTGTTTACGCTGCGAGTGTAAATTTGAAGAGAGGAGCTCGGCGACCATTAAG GTTACCATCATAATGTACCTCTCCATTCTGGGCCTGCTACTGCTGTACATGGTCTACCTGACGCTCCTGGAGCCCATGTTGAAGAGGCGTCTGTTTGGACATTCACAGCTTATCCaaagtgatgatgatgttggG GACCAGCAGCCTTTTGCCAACGCTCACAACGTTCTGTCGCATTCACACTCTCGACCGAACATGCTGAACAAAGTGGAGCATGCCCAGCAGCGCTGGAGGAGGCAGGTCCAGGAGCAGAGGAAGTCTGTGTTCGACCGTCATGTCGTTCTCAGTTAG